CGACACCTCGAAAAACCCCAATGAGCCGCACCGCGCAGGCTGGATCGTTGAAATCGACCCGACCAAACCCGACAGCACTCCGGTCAAGCACACCGGCCTTGGTCGCTTCAAGCATGAAAATGCTGAGGTCGCGCTGGCTGCGGACGGTCGTGTCGTGGTCTATATGGGCGACGATGAACGTGGCGAGTATCTTTACAGGTTCGTCTCGAACGCGGCCTATGCGCCCGGTGTCGACACTCAGGGCTTGTTGAATGACGGCACGCTATATGTCGCCAAGTTCAATGACGACATGAGCGGCGAATGGCTGCCGCTGACGCCGGAAACAACCGGCATGGACGCGGCTGAAATTCTGATCTTTACCCGTATGGCCGCATCGGCTGCGGGCGGCACCACAATGGACCGCCCGGAATGGGTGGCCTCAAGCCCTGTTGCGGTCGAGGCATATTGCTGCCTGACCAACAACAAGAACCGTGGAGTTAAGCCAAATGCTGGGGGTGATGACACTGCAGTCAACGGCCCTAACCCGCGCGAGGCCAACAAATACGGCCAGATCGTGCGCTGGCGTCCAGCGGATGAAGATCACGCGGCCGCTGGCTTTGATTGGGATCTCTATGTCATGGCCGGAAACCCAACTGTTCATTCGGATAACCGTGGCGGATCGGCAAATGTGAACGAAGGCAACCTGTTCAACTCACCCGACGGCATGGCCATCGATTCGACCGGTCTGGTCTGGATTCAGACAGACGGGAATGATGACAACGAGGAAGAATTCGCAGGAAACGGCAATAACCAGATGCTAGTTGGCGATCCCGTGACCGGGGAGATTGTGCGCTTCATGACCGGCCCGAATGGCTGTGAAGTCACCGGTCTGGCCTGGTCGACCGACCTGCGCACCATGTTTGTTGGCATCCAGCATCCGGGCAGCAATTGGCCCGATGGCGGTACGCCGCGTTCGTCGGTGATTGCGATCAAACGCACCGACAACGGGCTGGTCGGCTAATCAAGCCCTTGCATCAAAAGCGCCCCTGAACTTCGGTTCCGGGGCGCTTTTTCATCTCAATTCAAATATCCTCACCCGGTGGATCAAGCAGCCCGCCCGGCGCAAGCAAGGCACGTTCTGAAAGCCACGGGTTCAGTTCGAGTGCATGGTTCAGCGCCGTTCGCGCTTCGTCCAGCCGCTTGAGACCCAACAGCGATAATGCCCGCCCGCTAAGCGCCGCTACATGGTTCGGGGACAGCTCAATGGCCCGATCCAGATCGATCAGGGCCGCACCGTAATCCTGCAGCAAATAGTTGACGAATGCCCGCTGATTGTACCCCTCGGCATAATCCGGGCAATAAGCGACCAGAGCGTCAAACTCGGCCAGCGCACCGGTCAAATCCCAAGACTCGCGCAGAGACATCCCGCGATCCAACAGGGTTTGAGATCGGGCGTCCGGCGCATCGGTCCAGAGTTGCCACATCCGTCCCGAAATGCCCCGCGCCTCGCGCTCAGACGACGCGGTTTGGGCTTGCGCAATCAGGGCGTCGACGCCAGAGATATGATCCGGCGCGACCGGGCAATCTGCAGAAGCCTGAGCGGCAGAACCAGCGAGTATGGCAACGATAAGTACGTTTTTCATCCTCTCTAACCTGATCCATCAGGCGTTTAGGTCAACTGCTTTATAGCGGAGCCAGCAACCCGGTTTCTTTCACCGCCTCCATCGCAACGAAGGTGGAGGTGTTGGCAACATGCGGCAGGGATGAGATTTTCTCGGCTAGCACCGTGCGGTATTCCGTCATCGATCGGGTCCGGATTTTAAGCAGATAGTCAAAGTTGGACGCGATCATATGAGCCTGTTCAATCTCAGCAACTCTGCGCACCGCTGAATTGAACTCGGCCAGTGCTTTTTCACGAGTATCTGTGAGACGCACCTCGACAAAGGCCACATGGTCAAGGCCCAGACGGATCGGGTCCAACATGGCGCGATAGCCTGTGATGATCCCGTCAGCCTCAAGCCGTTTGAGCCGCGCCTGTGTCGGCGATTTTGACAAGCCGATCCTGCGCGCAAGGTCCGTCACTGAGATGCGGCCATCTTCAGCTAATGCCGTAAGGATCGCACGGTCAAAGCGATCAAGGCTGGACAAGTCGTTTTGCATAATCAGGCTCCTATATTTCAGTCAATTCGACCAGAATTCGAGGAAGTTCGGTCCATTCTCCTGACTGTAGGCGGTTATATTAGGCAAAAGCCCCGGAGTACACATGTCACACAGCCTACGCACCAAAATCGACACTCAGACTTATGCCGACCAGTCCACTGTACTGGACGCGCTGATCTCTCAGGCCAAGCTGTCAGAGGCCGACCGAACGGCCATTTGTGAGGCTGCAGCACAGCTGGTGCGCGACATCCGCTCAAGCACGTCGCCTGGCATGATGGAAGTGTTTCTGGCTGAATACGGCCTATCCACAGATGAAGGCGTTGCGCTTATGTGTTTGGCCGAGGCGCTGTTGCGTGTGCCAGATGCGGATACCATTGACGCAC
The Ruegeria sp. SCSIO 43209 genome window above contains:
- a CDS encoding PhoX family phosphatase — translated: MTDVDLTTLSADDWDELHFPRPDEHDFDRVVESAISRRGFLSGVVAFGSGAAAMGAGLLGSTSAQAVDAQRFAFTPIPAQTDGTVHVPEGYEWKMLMRWGDPLFSEADGYDLTDGGKVENSDKVFGENTDGMETFSFRGHELIAINHEYPNRKINLPAAQEGVPTRADDVLKLQNIQGVTVMEIKESPEGWSVVKDSPFNRRIHHNTPMKIVGPAAGHDLLKTEADPTGTASLGTMNNCGSGKTPWGTYLTCEENFNGYFGSSDKNASYDQKVADGMKRYGIKAESWNGYELFDPRFDTSKNPNEPHRAGWIVEIDPTKPDSTPVKHTGLGRFKHENAEVALAADGRVVVYMGDDERGEYLYRFVSNAAYAPGVDTQGLLNDGTLYVAKFNDDMSGEWLPLTPETTGMDAAEILIFTRMAASAAGGTTMDRPEWVASSPVAVEAYCCLTNNKNRGVKPNAGGDDTAVNGPNPREANKYGQIVRWRPADEDHAAAGFDWDLYVMAGNPTVHSDNRGGSANVNEGNLFNSPDGMAIDSTGLVWIQTDGNDDNEEEFAGNGNNQMLVGDPVTGEIVRFMTGPNGCEVTGLAWSTDLRTMFVGIQHPGSNWPDGGTPRSSVIAIKRTDNGLVG
- a CDS encoding tetratricopeptide repeat protein, with the translated sequence MKNVLIVAILAGSAAQASADCPVAPDHISGVDALIAQAQTASSEREARGISGRMWQLWTDAPDARSQTLLDRGMSLRESWDLTGALAEFDALVAYCPDYAEGYNQRAFVNYLLQDYGAALIDLDRAIELSPNHVAALSGRALSLLGLKRLDEARTALNHALELNPWLSERALLAPGGLLDPPGEDI
- a CDS encoding Lrp/AsnC family transcriptional regulator gives rise to the protein MQNDLSSLDRFDRAILTALAEDGRISVTDLARRIGLSKSPTQARLKRLEADGIITGYRAMLDPIRLGLDHVAFVEVRLTDTREKALAEFNSAVRRVAEIEQAHMIASNFDYLLKIRTRSMTEYRTVLAEKISSLPHVANTSTFVAMEAVKETGLLAPL